A genomic stretch from Hermetia illucens chromosome 7, iHerIll2.2.curated.20191125, whole genome shotgun sequence includes:
- the LOC119660973 gene encoding hexokinase HKDC1-like: MDNCSNNHTENAYSIGPLKIDNEPKRAETINQILSCLVFDDSTIERIRDVFLSEMELALNEQPSSLQMENTYIPELPDGTEEGIFLALDLGGTNLRVILMELYKSDVIREEVKHYPIPTELRIGCGDKLFQYLADCVDDFVRGKGLENVKLPLGFTFSFPMRQHSLDSGVLVTWTKTFNCPSAVGQDAVKLLQEGLRKCGRDNIQVLAILNDTTGTLVQGGRLDPDTRIGIVLGTGSNGAYMEKADRVRHWETKRHGEKHVVIDIEWGAFGDNGVLDFIKTEFDRAVDDGSLLKNSFTFEKYIGGKYLGELCRVILQKLVDNKLLFPKADNSKFPKAWEFASDNVSRIERDAVCGTSEIVDILEKKLGYVRGIEYDENDIKIIRQVSGLISRRAAQLLAINTAALLNRMDESKVTVAIDGSVYKYHLRLKHWLQWYTSLWAPTKKSKFILAEDGSGKGAALIAAIAKKIKERNLD; the protein is encoded by the exons ATGGATAACTGCAGCAACAATCATACAGAAAATGCTTATTCAATTGGTCCATTGAAAATTGACAATGAGCCAAAACGTGCTGAAACG ATAAATCAAATACTTAGTTGTCTCGTCTTCGATGATTCCACCATTGAGCGTATTAGAGATGTCTTTCTATCTGAAATGGAATTAGCTCTAAATGAGCAGCCGTCTTCCCTACAGATGGAAAATACGTATATTCCTGAACTACCAGATGGCACAGAGGAAGGCATTTTTTTGGCTCTCGATTTGGGTGGTACGAATTTGCGTGTAATCCTCATGGAACTCTACAAATCCGATGTTATCCGGGAAGAGGTTAAGCACTATCCAATCCCGACTGAATTACGAATTGGTTGCGGTGATAAACTCTTTCAATATTTAGCGGATTGCGTGGATGACTTTGTCCGCGGAAAAGGCTTGGAAAATGTTAAGCTACCATTGGGCTTTACATTCTCATTTCCCATGAGGCAACACAGCTTGGACTCAGGCGTATTGGTTACGTGGACTAAAACATTTAATTGTCCTTCTGCAGTTGGGCAAGATGCAGTTAAATTGTTGCAGGAAGGCTTAAGGAAATGTGGTCGCGACAATATACAGGTGTTAGCAATTTTGAATGATACAACGGGGACATTGGTGCAAGGTGGACGTTTGGATCCAGACACTCGTATTGGAATCGTTTTGGGAACAGGATCAAATGGTGCATATATGGAGAAAGCCGACAGAGTGCGTCATTGGGAAACAAAACGACATGGTGAGAAGCATGTTGTCATTGATATTGAATGGGGTGCGTTTGGAGACAATGGAGTGCTTGACTTCATTAAAACAGAATTTGATAGAGCTGTTGATGATGGCTCTCTATTGAAAAATTCTTTTAC GTTCGAAAAGTATATCGGTGGCAAATATTTAGGCGAGCTTTGCCGAGTGATTCTGCAAAAACTTGTGGATAATAAACTTCTCTTTCCAAAAGCAGACAACTCTAAATTTCCCAAGGCATGGGAATTTGCATCGGATAATGTTTCAAGGATCGAACG TGATGCTGTCTGTGGGACATCAGAGATTGTAGACATTCTGGAAAAAAAACTGGGTTATGTTCGTGGTATTGAATATGACGAAAATGATATAAAGATCATTCGGCAGGTTTCTGGCCTAATATCGAGACGCGCAGCACAATTATTGGCCATAAATACGGCAGCGCTATTAAATCGCATGGATGAGTCTAAAGTAACAGTAGCTATTGATGGGTCTGTCTACAAATACCATTTGAGACTCAAACACTGGTTGCAATGGTACACCAGTCTATGGGCACCAACAAAAAAG AGCaaattcattcttgctgaagatGGAAGCGGAAAAGGTGCTGCATTGATTGCTGCAATTGCCAAAAAGATTAAAGAACGAAACTTAGACTAA